One part of the Acidobacteriota bacterium genome encodes these proteins:
- a CDS encoding PepSY domain-containing protein: MSLRRAIFWIHLAVGVAAAIVILTMAVTGVLLTYEAQLNRWALRDYRADPAAQDVAPLELDELIARVAGGQPAGLVTSVALQRDPREPAVVGFDDGATAYVDRFTGELLGDGDTRTRRFLQSVLYWHRWFALEGEYRIVGRTIVAVANVGFLFLVASGVYLWWPGTGGRAAWRHALWFRRGLSGRARDFNWHNVIGFWSAVPLAVIVFSGVTISYQWAADLVHRLAGDTPPFQQSPRPWQSDARDASAVAPDAATPLIELEALVTAAGAEAPEWRTMTVDLPRAVHDPVVVAVDRGTGRQPSLSEDLIFDQSTGELVQRAGYPTFTPGFKVRRWLRFAHTGEVYGVVGQSIAGIVSLGVAVMVWTGLAMSWRRFFGSAR; encoded by the coding sequence ATGTCCCTGCGCAGGGCGATCTTCTGGATCCATCTGGCGGTCGGTGTCGCGGCTGCCATCGTGATCCTCACGATGGCGGTGACCGGCGTGCTACTCACTTACGAGGCGCAGCTCAACCGGTGGGCGCTTCGCGACTATCGTGCCGATCCGGCGGCCCAGGATGTCGCACCCCTCGAGCTTGACGAACTGATCGCGCGCGTGGCGGGCGGACAACCCGCCGGTCTCGTGACTTCCGTCGCCCTGCAACGGGATCCGCGCGAGCCTGCCGTCGTCGGGTTCGACGACGGAGCCACCGCCTATGTCGACCGCTTCACCGGCGAGTTGCTGGGCGACGGCGACACGCGAACGCGACGCTTCCTCCAGAGCGTCCTGTACTGGCACCGGTGGTTTGCCCTGGAGGGGGAATACCGGATCGTGGGACGGACGATCGTGGCGGTCGCGAACGTGGGCTTTCTGTTTCTGGTCGCCAGCGGGGTCTACCTCTGGTGGCCGGGGACCGGCGGCCGCGCCGCGTGGAGACACGCACTGTGGTTTCGCCGAGGCCTCAGCGGGCGGGCGCGCGATTTCAACTGGCACAACGTGATCGGTTTCTGGTCGGCCGTTCCGCTCGCCGTCATCGTCTTCAGCGGGGTCACCATCTCCTATCAGTGGGCCGCGGACCTCGTCCATCGGCTGGCCGGCGACACGCCGCCGTTTCAGCAGTCGCCGCGGCCGTGGCAGTCGGACGCGCGGGACGCCTCGGCCGTCGCGCCGGACGCGGCCACGCCGTTGATCGAACTGGAGGCACTCGTCACGGCGGCGGGCGCCGAGGCGCCCGAATGGAGAACGATGACGGTCGACCTTCCCCGCGCCGTTCACGACCCCGTCGTGGTCGCCGTCGACCGTGGTACCGGCCGCCAGCCGTCGCTAAGCGAGGACCTTATCTTCGACCAGTCGACCGGGGAACTGGTCCAGCGCGCCGGTTATCCGACCTTCACCCCCGGCTTCAAGGTTCGCCGCTGGCTACGCTTCGCGCACACCGGCGAGGTGTACGGCGTTGTCGGGCAGTCGATCGCCGGCATCGTATCCCTGGGCGTCGCCGTCATGGTCTGGACCGGTCTCGCGATGAGTTGGCGGCGCTTCTTCGGATCCGCCCGCTAG